A stretch of Ligilactobacillus faecis DNA encodes these proteins:
- a CDS encoding dynamin family protein: MTKEVYIKYNPYRLQTEIKIDDKPVKDTSKLNVSEMRLQEWIDKLPEYLYDECNTADIEIKFYGTKLDYEDLEEVVKDFNKDNATNITTKHLPVKESIEDKEEAIKKIFEKIQNGPVDELKTPEIINAFNQAQSDDFEVNVVATMSSGKSTLINAMLGEKLMPAYNQACTATITRIKDNDKKGYKATACDKDNNVLERLDRLDYNIMSRLNADNNVQEIHIDGDIPFVSSKDTNLILVDTPGPNNSRNSDHQTTTFKSLEDSPKTLVLYVINSTQLGINDDSLLLNKVAEKMKDAGKRAHDRFIFVVNKMDVYKPSEESIPDALQATKEYLEDKGIKNPNIYPASAATALGIRTVLSIPGIDNIDDEDLDDATYDALNEVNGLVRKLNRNKPLHFEKYAPLPKTRKEKIQDELSQAEKNDDKKKQALIHSGIPSIEEAISLYIEKYAKTTKVKTLGEKLKNLVVSERSLAELKKQMAENEYEGQKIAEKIKVVEEKISDGKEAKKYKAEIDLLNADKELETGKNKITKDAQALIREVISRVKNKHLTPSEARYEAKKINVQLKQIQSKVRAELEVLRDKIVTQKAEELLAGYVKRLASLSADVSTAGPKLDLKELMLGEISIDTNNLVDSSKATEEVVVDTVYVKNYNKRWFKPWTWLEESGHYEDVTEEQEYVDATKMSQLFLNESQKSLFENGDIAVKLTKEQVEEVKTRFKEKFVELDNVLKDKMNEIKKYQADDKKNKDNFDNLKELVAKQEWLEDIQKEMDAILDI; the protein is encoded by the coding sequence ATGACAAAAGAAGTTTATATTAAATATAATCCATATCGGTTACAAACAGAGATCAAAATTGATGATAAACCAGTCAAGGATACGAGTAAGTTAAATGTTTCCGAAATGCGCTTACAAGAATGGATCGATAAATTACCCGAGTATTTATACGACGAATGCAACACGGCTGACATTGAAATTAAATTTTATGGAACAAAATTAGATTATGAAGATTTGGAAGAAGTAGTTAAGGATTTTAATAAAGATAATGCAACAAATATAACTACAAAACATTTACCAGTTAAGGAAAGTATCGAGGATAAGGAAGAAGCAATTAAAAAGATTTTTGAAAAAATTCAAAATGGTCCAGTTGACGAACTGAAAACTCCAGAGATTATTAATGCATTCAACCAAGCACAAAGTGACGATTTTGAAGTTAATGTTGTCGCTACTATGAGTTCAGGTAAATCTACTTTGATCAATGCAATGTTAGGTGAAAAATTAATGCCAGCATATAACCAAGCATGTACAGCAACGATCACTCGAATCAAAGATAACGATAAAAAAGGCTATAAAGCAACAGCGTGTGACAAAGATAACAATGTCTTAGAAAGATTAGATAGATTAGATTATAACATCATGTCAAGACTAAATGCGGATAATAATGTTCAGGAAATTCATATAGATGGCGACATTCCATTTGTAAGCTCAAAAGATACTAACTTGATTTTAGTTGATACTCCAGGACCTAATAATTCTAGAAATAGTGATCATCAAACAACAACTTTTAAATCCTTAGAGGATTCCCCTAAGACGTTAGTGCTATATGTTATAAATTCTACTCAACTGGGAATCAATGATGATAGTCTCTTATTGAATAAGGTAGCTGAGAAAATGAAGGATGCGGGTAAGCGTGCACACGATAGATTTATTTTTGTAGTAAATAAGATGGATGTATATAAGCCTTCTGAAGAAAGTATCCCAGATGCTTTACAAGCAACAAAAGAATACCTAGAAGATAAAGGAATTAAAAATCCTAATATTTATCCAGCTTCTGCAGCTACTGCATTAGGAATCAGAACAGTATTATCAATTCCAGGAATCGATAATATTGATGATGAGGATTTAGATGATGCAACGTATGATGCGCTAAATGAGGTAAATGGATTAGTAAGAAAATTAAATAGAAATAAACCCTTGCATTTTGAAAAATATGCGCCATTGCCAAAAACTAGAAAAGAAAAAATCCAAGATGAATTAAGCCAAGCTGAAAAAAATGATGATAAAAAGAAGCAGGCTTTGATTCATTCAGGAATTCCATCAATTGAAGAAGCAATTAGTCTTTATATTGAAAAATATGCAAAAACAACAAAAGTAAAAACTTTAGGTGAAAAACTAAAAAACTTAGTTGTTAGTGAACGTTCTTTAGCAGAGTTGAAAAAACAAATGGCGGAAAATGAATATGAGGGACAAAAAATAGCAGAGAAAATTAAAGTCGTTGAAGAAAAAATCTCAGATGGAAAAGAGGCTAAGAAATATAAAGCTGAAATTGATCTACTTAATGCTGATAAAGAACTTGAGACTGGGAAGAATAAAATTACGAAGGATGCTCAAGCTTTGATCAGAGAAGTGATATCTAGGGTGAAAAATAAACATTTAACTCCGTCTGAAGCTCGATACGAAGCTAAAAAAATCAATGTGCAGTTAAAACAGATTCAAAGTAAAGTCCGCGCTGAATTAGAAGTACTGAGAGATAAAATTGTTACACAAAAAGCAGAAGAACTATTAGCAGGATATGTTAAACGGCTTGCAAGTTTGAGTGCGGATGTCTCAACAGCTGGTCCTAAATTAGATTTGAAAGAACTGATGTTGGGGGAAATCTCTATAGATACGAATAATCTAGTTGATAGTTCTAAAGCTACAGAAGAAGTTGTTGTTGATACTGTGTATGTGAAAAACTACAATAAGCGTTGGTTTAAACCATGGACATGGCTCGAAGAATCAGGGCATTATGAAGATGTTACTGAAGAACAAGAGTATGTCGATGCTACGAAGATGAGTCAATTGTTCTTAAATGAAAGTCAAAAATCTTTATTTGAAAATGGGGATATAGCTGTCAAATTAACTAAAGAACAAGTTGAGGAAGTGAAGACAAGATTCAAAGAAAAATTCGTCGAGTTAGATAATGTCTTGAAAGATAAGATGAATGAGATAAAGAAATATCAAGCCGACGATAAGAAAAATAAAGATAATTTTGATAATTTAAAAGAGCTTGTGGCTAAACAAGAGTGGCTTGAAGATATCCAAAAAGAAATGGACGCGATTTTAGATATCTAG